DNA from Brassica napus cultivar Da-Ae chromosome C4, Da-Ae, whole genome shotgun sequence:
GGGGAGAAAGCTCTGAGCCTCACAAGCTTTTATTGTACCTTGACGTCTCGTTATTAGcttgctttctctctcttttgtaaTTTGATTCTCTCTCTAGCTCGAGGAAGAAGATGACGATTCTGTTATGACCTTTAGTTCGTTTGTAACAACCTTTTCGGGTCTTATACCCGAGTTGTTTTAAACCCAATCCCGTCGGCTCTTTTGTTGTGTATCTAATGCTTGAACTTGATAAACTACCTAGTTCATGATCTTAGGTTTTTTATATACAGCGATAGTTTATTTGGTTGCTTGAAAATAATCCATGTGAGAAAAGTATCCTTAGCCaacatgagttttttttttttttttttttgtaaactagcCAACATGAGTTGATATTAAGGTGCTTTGTGAACTTATAAAAATTCGAACTTAATGCATGTTTAGATCTCCTAGGAAAACGAGTGTTGGTTCTCTAAGGTTATTAGACAGTCATTGGAGTCACCAGAGTGGAAAAATTATACAATTGtattttgagttctagaatgGTGTTTAATTGATTCTCTGACAAAGTTATCTACATTGATGATCTGATTTCTTGTGAATTCATGATATATACTGATTTTATTCCATAATTTACCTCGTTGATTTATTTGACTTGGTTTTACTTCAGTTATACGttgaaaacaataatatatttagTGTTGTCTAGCTTAATCTGAACTGTGAATTGAAGTGTTTGTCTGATTTCTTTGGATTCGGTCGAGTTCATTAAGACTGCAAATTCCTTTGCACCATTGGAGATCAGACGTACTTCAGATGGAGGGTCATAGGAGACTCACACTTAGAGATATCGGTTCACCGGAAGCTCTCGTTGTGAACCATGATGAAGGGGAAGCGGAAGTTCGTTGAAGTTTTCGTGCAACGTTCGTTGAAGGGGAAGCGGACGTTCAGTTGAAGTTCGTTAACAATGTTAATGAATATAATCGTCTTACCTATGACTCATAACGTGAAGAGGATTCTTGAACTGAGCTTCTCAAAGCCCTAAAGTGAATATAATGTGTATccctaatagttttttttttccataataGTTTGTTGttctaatattatatatacatatacatatatagtgGATATTATTTTTCGAACGACATATTTGAGATTCTTTTAAAGGAAAAGAGAAAATTTGAAACTGCAGACAGATTTGGATTACTATCCGAAGACACTGTTAATGCACTGAGGTCGGAGTAAAATGCATAAATAAACAAGAcatacatttttcttttttcgaaTTCACTAGAACAAGAAAGTCTTACACcaatcttttttattacaagaatCCTTTAGGATTATCCCAATCCTAAGCTAAAACTCACCCTAGAGCCTAGACTTTTGTTTAACAGAATCTTCCCGATCCCGAGCTAAACTCCCCCTGAATCTAGACTTCAATCTTCCAACTCCGCGGAAGTACTTCACCAACTACGTCAGCACCTAGCGCAGAGCAGTGACACCAAAGACTTGATCACACAAGCACCAAACAATGATCTCtcgacttttttttctttttttagagACAACTCTCATCATAGAGGCACGTCCTACATGTATACATAACCAGAACTTGCTCTCCAAGTTCTTCCAAAAACAACTTAAGCAACTTTCCTTTTTCTCTCAAGGAATAACTCTTTTGCATTTTTCTCTTCAAATAATATCCATTACACTTAATGTAAATCTTCCAATAAACATATTGCTTCTTCTCCAAGCTTAACAAGCCCACGGACATCACAACATACGAACTTCAACCAAGCCCATCTTTATGACACACGCATGTACTACCTCCTGTAGTACTTCACGAActgatacaaaatatatatcttcAGACACTTCACTGCAATTATTCACCATGTGACCACATAAATATGAGATCCCCTATGTATCAAGGAGAAGCACTTTAAAAATTACTTTAAAAGTTTATTGGCAAAGAATGTGACGTGGTGACGTGACTTCACCAGAaacttttatttagtaaaacgcTTAGATGTTCAGAGAACGTTTCTCACCAAAAATGTGAATTTAATACGTTCACGCTAACATTCCTTTAAAAGAACTTCATACCATCTATACTTTTCTCGACGAACATTTTTACGTGATAAACTTTCAGCTTCAAGTTCGATTAGTTGATTTATCAATCTTCTCAATATAATCATATCATCAATAAAGATTTATTATTCCTCTATATGTTTCTGTTAAAAACGGTAACTCATCTGATTTATCGCCATTAAGTCGATAGATCCGTAGAGACGACAGAGCGCGGGTTactatttacttatattatatttggagAGATGGTCCATTCATGGATGTACCTATTCTTGGAAATTAGGCTGGACCATTCTATTGGTCCAAGGTACTAgttaattctaaaaaaaaaaacaaaccaaagaaCCAAAcaatgaaaaagaaaaggaataaTGACAATTACTCGGATTCCTTATTAGATAAGGAAATTGACTATTCTAGCGGAATTGAAAATCTCAATTcctatatatgtgtgtgttctAAGATTGTGAGTTTGACGGCCGAATGAAAAAGCAAAACCACGTTCCTATCCAAAAAAACTAATCGAAACCTATCGTCATGGAGTGTGTCTCAAGCACAGAGGACAAACCACGCACGGGAATACTGAATCTTGATGTTCTCAGTTGCCCTATTTGCGTCGAGCCGTTCACTATTCCTATCTTCCAGGTTACTCTTCGAATTTTGCGTTACGAATTCATGTTGTTTCTGATGATATTTGGTTTTGTGATTATCTGCTAGAATATTTTGTTAGGTTTCGTTTCTTGGATGGTGCTTTGATTATAATTCATTAGTTTTTGTATTTCAGTGTGATAATGGGCACTTAGCCTGCTCCTCTTGCTGCCCCAAACTGCGTAATAAATGCCCTTCCTGTTCTTGGCCTGTTGGCCACAGTCGCTGCAGAGCAATGGAGACTGTTCTTGAGTCGATCTCTATCCCATGCCAAAACGCCGGGTTTGGATGCACGACAAAATTGATTTATGGGGAAGAATCAACTCATGAAAAGACATGCACTTTCTCTCCATGCTCCTGCCCTGTAAAAGATTGCAATTACACTGGCTCATGCAAGGATGTCTACGTTCACTATAAAAACCTTATCCACCCGAATCCCCAATCAACATCACAGCGCTATAGGGTCCGTTGTGGCGAATCCTTTAGTGTCAAGATGAATATCAGTGATAACTTAGTAATCGGTACGTTGTATAAGGAGAGGCTATTGTTTACAGTGCAGAGTTTCAGGAAGTCTTATGGTGTGTATGTTATTGTAAGCTGCATTGCACCATCTTCTCCAAAAGTAGGAAAGTTCTCATATTGTATAACTTATACAATTGATGGACACAGTATAACTTACAAATCACCAGAGTTGAAGAAGATTCAGAGAGTGAGCTTTCATACACCTCAAGAGAATTATATGTTGATTGCTAACAGTTCACTGCATGGTGAATCGTTGGAGATGAGGATTTGCATCAAGAAAGAAAAACGAGATAAAACAAACGATATAAAAGGTCCTCATCAGAAGCGAAGAGCGTTCTTGAAGTGAGCTCTTAAATCTCTAAGTCTGAACAGAGTTTCATGTTTGTTcctaacaatttttttgtttggtaaatCGTTGAAGATTAATTACCAACTAATCGATTTCTCACACAATCAGACATTGTGGCTCTTGTAATCTGATATACAAGATTggactttttattttttcttttgatattcTTATGATATCTCTATCTACCTCAGACCGATATACAAGATTggtctttttatttttgcttttgATATTCTTATGATATCTCTATCTACCTCGTCTGTTCGATTTAATGCTCCCGTTTTCATTAACTACGATTTAACTTTGACATGATGAACTAAGATCAAATTTAATTATGAGGAGCTTGATAGTCTCGTATATGGATATTCCTATGATGCGAACATGAGTGATGATAATTAGCATATCGCCTGCTTTTCGTCTGGTTAGTTGTTTCTCTGGAAACTCTATCTATCTCGTCTCTTTTGATTGAACGGCCCATTGTCTTAGTTTTATGAGAATATTGTTAGGACTAAGTGTTGTAGGGAGGGAGATGGTACTATTAGACGCACTGCACCTTCTACTCCAGGATTAAGGAAGCTATCATATCGTCCTTCCTACAGTGATGATGGACAGATTCTTATTTGATAACCAAAGCGGAAGATACTTCTTGACGTGAGATCTCTCAAACCCTGAAGAGACTTTCATATTTGCCAGATTTTCCCTGCATTCTTAATTGGATTATGAGCATATCATATGGTGCATATCTCATGATGTGCACCATATCCCTAATGCGCGTACAACTTATTCGTAAAACTGGCAATCTCAATATTATACATATGAATTCTACTGTGAATCGACAGtaagagaaaaaaatttcatcatCGAAAAGAtcagagagaaaaagaaagaaatagtgacactacaagaaaacatcaccttaacgagggcggttttcctcgttatttcgtcgtaaaagaggctttacgacgaaatagcgaggaagcgcgtttgctcgttactcgtctgtcgtaacacatatttcctcgctaattcgtcgtaacttagcgaggaatatatttcgtcgcaaagacgaagtagggcgattcgtcgtaaagaccacgtcaatattccacgcaaagacgtcgctacaattcctcgtaaatacctcgaaatgagttcctcgtaacctacacgtaaataccttgaaagagtttcctcgcaaaatacacgtaacaaccacgaaacgatttcctcgtaaaatactcgtaaacttttcctcgttatttcctcgcaaatgtttcctcgtaaaatagtcgttaattgtttctcgtcatttcctcgtaaggtttccacgtaaagaggtcgtacattagctacgaatttacttcgtttttattatttttacagaatttaaaaatataattaaaaaataattaaaattatttaacttaataataaattaaaatttaaaataaaaataaatcaaaatgaaaatgttttatatataaataagttttgaatttatataatacaacaaccaaaaaaaaaactaagggtcgttcatcgcccggtagaattcatcactcctcgtaacatccgcctcgttatgtacgtcggatgactcgccttgaatgggatgttgttgtcgcatgttcctcaacatggactcccattccggatttgtggccgcaataacgtccaagaaaccctcgactccacccatacgagattttgtcgcggtcaactcgttacgcagctgagcggactctgtacgcagctcagtgacttcatcatcccgtcgctgaccataagacgatgtcgctctcggaacatcgttgacggaaccaatacccaacgtccgtccctttttttttgggacaaccttaaaaacaaaaaataaatattgtaagtaaaaatttaaagttaaattaaatgaataataaaaaattaatttttttgaaaatttacctcctcgtaaatcttatccacgtcaagtgtggataaggtgacgggtaatccgtcggtagactgctgggtcagctgagtctggcggtcttcaacccgagcaactacgtcgttgtagatttgctcggacttgccatctacaaatacgcccgccttgttcttgtgggtcctctcgtaaagttccataagagaagggagatgtcccgtctctttggcctaaaaaacagttaagaaagttagaataaatttatatatatattaaaaaaattatttaataaaatatttaattaccatttccaaacggacaccggcgtggggtttttggcccgtagtgtgaagcatcggcccgttcccgtgctcatcgaccgtgttacgggagttagagcaagcctgggcgattctaatggaatcaggaaggcgccaataacggatgaggccatcccacacatccgtggtgagctcagcgggtttgccacgctcataccccttcacgatccagtcacccttccagttggagaccgtgtccaacaagcgaactttcgccttcgcgttaaacttcttcctcaccctctcagtgatccccaaggcccaagtatatttttgctgttggaaaaataaattaacaattagttttttagaaagtatatatataaatcatgaaaaaattaaagtatatataattacttcgtgtaaccacttaggataatctgcatcgtcgtcgtcataatcaacctgcaaaaataaagagaatgttaatgaaatacagataatgtatgaaattttttttagttaatacctgatttcgcaaccacttaatgaagtgttgatctttccttttgtctacttcacttgtggatataccaggaaatgtttcttcgacttgagaaacaaataggctgtaaaatcacattttataggaatgaatctctcgcaattatacaattaattatacttatatgtgtttcgaagtgtcaatatatgttacctttcaaaataacgaatcaatggatcttcgcaattgagtagaatataggtgtgtgcactatgagcgccttgttcactcgaccaccaaacctctttagacttcccaccgagtcgcccaatctggctaaagatgtctggaacaccagcaactgcatatgttggcgcaacaccaccatcatcatatcttcttggagctcttctccgtgtacgtacttttgacgcaaagtagtacgatgtgaagtgagaaacttcttccgtcaaacttccagcaattatagaaccttcaactttggcgaggttctttgcttttcccttcaaatatttcatggctcgctcatactgatacatccatccgtaatgtacaggtccacgaagcaatgcctcatatgggaggtggacagctagatgctccatgacgtcaaaaaatccgggaggaaatatcttctccaagttgcacaataagatgggaatgttctcctgaagctgttccacaacttcttctttaagagtgcgtgtgctcagatccctgaaaaatgctccaatgccttttatattcaaaaaaaaattaaacacattgttagtcatatattattttgtaaattattgtgatataatacactacgtacctgcaagtgcttcatgtacgtttgttggaagtagctccgcaaatgcaaagggcagtagtcgttgcataaatacatgacaatcatgactcttcatcccggagaactttggacccttttcaacacatctagagagattcgaaacatacccatcggggaacttcacttctgatgccacccagttgaacaacaccgactttttttctgaagataatctgaatatcggaacgggaacttgtccattgcttttaatatgtaactcgcttcttgaaaaaatatccggcaagtccaacctcgattttatgttgtcttttgtcttcccggggacattcaatattgtattcatgatgttctcaaagaaattcttctctatatgcatcacatcgaggttgtggcgcagaagaagatccttccaatatggaaactcccaaaatatactcttcttgtgccagttgtgatgaacaccgtaagaatctggcatattacgagggacatgccaattaccaccccaacgaactgtttcgttagctccgtagtagtcgatttgcgcttcaatttgttctccagttagatatggaggaggagtgtctcccacaacccttttgtgcctaaacaaattcttgtttcttcggtaaggatggccaatgggaagaaatcgacggtgacaatcaaaccaacttgtcttcctaccattcttcagttgaaatgcatctgtcgttccattacaatatggacaagctaatctcccatgtgtagtccatccagacaacatcccataggcaggaaaatcacttatggtccacaaaagcatcgctcgcatcgtaaaattcgtcttcgttgaacagtcatacgtcctcacccctgttgaccacaaatccttcaactcttttatcagtggttgtaggaaaacatccagggacctttttggatggttcggaccaggtattaatatggtcaagaatagtaactcccgttgcatgcacatctccggtggcaggttgtatggagtaagaaagactggccacaatgaatattgtctccctgacattccgaacggactaaatccatctgtgcataatccgagatacacattccggatattgctagcgaaatctggatgtactttgttgaaatgtttccaggctcttgcatctgatggatgagtcatctcaccattcgtctgagt
Protein-coding regions in this window:
- the LOC106429408 gene encoding E3 ubiquitin-protein ligase SINA-like 7, giving the protein MECVSSTEDKPRTGILNLDVLSCPICVEPFTIPIFQCDNGHLACSSCCPKLRNKCPSCSWPVGHSRCRAMETVLESISIPCQNAGFGCTTKLIYGEESTHEKTCTFSPCSCPVKDCNYTGSCKDVYVHYKNLIHPNPQSTSQRYRVRCGESFSVKMNISDNLVIGTLYKERLLFTVQSFRKSYGVYVIVSCIAPSSPKVGKFSYCITYTIDGHSITYKSPELKKIQRVSFHTPQENYMLIANSSLHGESLEMRICIKKEKRDKTNDIKGPHQKRRAFLK